A genomic window from Streptomyces broussonetiae includes:
- a CDS encoding acyl-CoA dehydrogenase family protein, giving the protein MSASPKLPAFDPADPLGIDDLLEPEDLAVRDTVRSWAADRVLPYVADWYEKGELPGIRELARELGSIGALGMSLTGYGCAGATAVQYGLACLELEAADSGIRSLVSVQGSLAMYAIHRFGSEEQKQQWLPRMAAGEVIGCFGLTEPDIGSDPAAMRTHAKRDGGGDWVFNGRKMWITNGSVAGVAVVWAQTEDGIRGFVVPTDSPGFSAPEIKHKWSLRASVTSELVLDDVRLPADAVLPEVTGLRGPLSCLSHARYGIVWGAMGAARSSFEAALDYAKSREQFGRPIGGFQLTQAKLADMAVELHKGILLAHHLGRRMDAGRLRPEQVSFGKLNNVREAIEICRTARTILGANGISLEYPVMRHATNLESVLTYEGTVEMHQLVLGKALTGLDAFR; this is encoded by the coding sequence ATGTCCGCGTCACCGAAGTTGCCCGCCTTCGATCCCGCCGACCCGCTCGGGATCGACGACCTGCTGGAACCGGAGGACCTGGCCGTCCGGGACACGGTCCGCAGCTGGGCCGCCGACCGTGTGCTGCCGTACGTCGCCGACTGGTACGAGAAGGGCGAGCTGCCCGGTATCCGCGAACTCGCGCGTGAACTCGGCTCCATCGGCGCCCTCGGCATGTCCCTGACCGGATATGGCTGCGCGGGCGCGACGGCCGTGCAGTACGGCCTGGCCTGCCTGGAGCTGGAGGCGGCGGACTCGGGCATCCGGTCCCTGGTCTCCGTGCAGGGCTCGCTCGCCATGTACGCGATCCACCGGTTCGGCAGCGAGGAGCAGAAGCAGCAGTGGCTGCCGCGCATGGCGGCCGGGGAGGTGATCGGCTGCTTCGGGCTCACCGAGCCCGACATCGGATCCGACCCCGCCGCCATGCGCACCCACGCCAAGCGCGACGGCGGGGGAGACTGGGTGTTCAACGGGCGCAAGATGTGGATCACCAACGGCTCAGTCGCCGGCGTGGCCGTCGTCTGGGCGCAGACCGAGGACGGCATCCGCGGCTTCGTCGTCCCGACCGACAGCCCCGGCTTCTCCGCGCCCGAGATCAAGCACAAGTGGTCGCTGCGTGCCTCGGTCACCAGCGAACTGGTCCTGGACGACGTACGGTTGCCCGCAGACGCCGTACTCCCGGAGGTCACCGGACTGCGCGGTCCGCTCAGCTGTCTGTCCCACGCCCGCTACGGCATCGTCTGGGGCGCGATGGGCGCGGCCCGCAGCAGCTTCGAGGCGGCCCTCGACTACGCGAAGTCCCGGGAGCAGTTCGGGCGGCCCATCGGCGGCTTCCAGCTCACCCAGGCCAAGCTCGCCGACATGGCGGTCGAACTGCACAAGGGGATCCTGCTCGCCCACCATCTGGGGCGGCGGATGGACGCCGGCCGCCTGCGCCCCGAGCAGGTCAGCTTCGGCAAGCTCAACAACGTCCGCGAGGCCATCGAGATCTGCCGTACGGCGCGGACGATCCTCGGTGCCAACGGGATCTCCCTCGAATACCCCGTGATGCGGCACGCGACCAACCTGGAGTCGGTGCTCACCTACGAGGGCACCGTCGAGATGCACCAGCTCGTGCTGGGCAAGGCGCTCACCGGGCTCGACGCCTTCCGGTGA
- a CDS encoding MFS transporter, with protein sequence MSGTTTAATRPRRRAAGVAANRWVVLVVLCVSLLLVALDATVLHVAVPAVTEDLRPGAMELLWIVDVYPLVCASLLILFGTLGDRVGRRRVLLLGYGLFGVASGVAAFAPSAEILILARALLGVGGAMIMPATLSILRQVFPDRRERALAIGIWSAVAAVGAAVGPLLGGFLLEHFWWGAVFLVNIPLMLVSLPVGRILLPESRGNRGGPWDVVGALMAAGGLFGVVLGVKRLGGGEASASPFTVLPLLVGAALLFFFVRRQRRLPHPLVDLRMFRRPAFSTSVGCIVLAMLALVGLELIAAQYLQLVLGLSPLQTGLRLLPLTIAAMAAGLAGARMLRRFGPRRMVCTGFLLTAVAVLTLTAMGATDNAPLLLCGFVLLGFGLETTLFGAYESMLSECPADQAGGAAAIGETSYQLGAGIGIALLGSVMNAAYAPGLRSVPGVPQHTSHSAGRSLAEAYDIAGRLGGGAGAALRRAARDSFVHGLHLTLLVSAGLLLLGAVMALRLPRIMHCPEPAAAVELPAPREVAESRISA encoded by the coding sequence ATGTCCGGGACGACCACGGCCGCCACACGGCCGCGCCGTCGGGCGGCCGGAGTCGCTGCCAACCGCTGGGTCGTCCTCGTCGTCCTCTGCGTCAGCCTGCTGCTCGTCGCCCTCGACGCGACCGTGCTGCATGTGGCGGTCCCCGCCGTCACCGAGGACCTCAGGCCCGGCGCCATGGAACTGCTCTGGATCGTCGACGTCTATCCGCTGGTCTGCGCCTCGCTGCTGATCCTCTTCGGCACCCTCGGGGACCGGGTCGGCCGCAGACGTGTCCTGCTGCTCGGCTACGGCCTCTTCGGCGTCGCCTCCGGCGTGGCCGCCTTCGCGCCGAGTGCCGAGATCCTCATCCTGGCCCGCGCACTGCTCGGCGTCGGCGGCGCGATGATCATGCCCGCCACGCTGTCGATCCTGCGTCAGGTCTTCCCGGACCGGCGTGAGCGCGCGCTCGCCATCGGCATCTGGAGCGCGGTCGCCGCCGTCGGCGCGGCGGTCGGACCGCTGCTCGGCGGCTTTCTGCTGGAGCACTTCTGGTGGGGCGCGGTCTTCCTGGTCAACATCCCGCTGATGCTGGTCAGTCTGCCGGTCGGCCGGATCCTGCTGCCCGAGTCCCGGGGGAACCGGGGCGGCCCCTGGGACGTGGTCGGCGCCCTGATGGCGGCCGGCGGCCTGTTCGGTGTCGTCCTCGGTGTGAAGCGGCTGGGCGGTGGTGAGGCGTCGGCGAGCCCCTTCACCGTGCTGCCGCTGCTGGTCGGCGCGGCCCTCCTCTTCTTCTTCGTACGGCGCCAGCGGCGGTTGCCGCATCCGCTGGTGGACCTTCGGATGTTCCGCCGGCCCGCGTTCAGCACGTCGGTGGGCTGCATCGTGCTCGCGATGCTCGCGCTGGTCGGTCTGGAGCTGATCGCCGCGCAGTATCTGCAACTGGTGCTCGGGCTGTCGCCCCTGCAGACCGGCCTCAGACTGCTGCCGCTGACCATCGCGGCGATGGCGGCGGGCCTGGCGGGCGCGCGGATGCTGCGCCGCTTCGGGCCGCGCCGGATGGTGTGCACCGGCTTCCTGCTGACCGCCGTCGCGGTCCTGACCCTCACCGCGATGGGTGCCACCGACAACGCGCCGCTGCTGCTCTGCGGTTTCGTCCTGCTCGGCTTCGGCCTGGAGACCACGCTCTTCGGGGCGTACGAGTCGATGCTCAGCGAGTGCCCGGCGGACCAGGCCGGCGGTGCGGCGGCGATCGGCGAGACGTCGTACCAACTCGGGGCCGGGATCGGGATCGCGCTGCTCGGCAGCGTGATGAACGCGGCCTACGCGCCGGGCCTGCGCTCGGTGCCGGGCGTGCCGCAGCACACGTCGCATTCGGCCGGGCGTTCGCTCGCGGAGGCCTACGACATCGCGGGCCGGCTCGGCGGCGGCGCCGGGGCCGCGCTGCGCCGGGCCGCGCGCGACTCCTTCGTGCACGGGCTGCATCTGACGCTGCTGGTGAGTGCCGGGCTGTTGCTGCTGGGCGCGGTGATGGCACTGCGGCTGCCCCGCATCATGCACTGCCCGGAGCCCGCGGCGGCGGTGGAGCTGCCCGCACCGAGGGAAGTGGCGGAGTCCCGCATCTCGGCCTGA
- a CDS encoding glycosyltransferase family 39 protein, with protein sequence MTDLEACAAPPRAPLLRRAAPALLGYAAVRALGLVVLAVWSAARGKSAYTLLTARWDALWYTRVAELGYGYEVRLPNGDVHSDLAFFPLLPWLERLAHALTPLSYADAGFVVSLLASLAAACGIFAVAERVHGRRVGICAVLLWAVLPVGIVQSMAYSESLFTALAAWSLYALLTGRWVCAGALAALAGLTRPVGAAVVAAVWVAGVLSFVRERGARGAQAPARRRVLGMLLAPLGAAGYVLWVGHRTGKGPLGYLDVQAGWRNGFDGGYAFARFVVDKFTSFPSALAGAGLILGVVLLLWLYVTGVRQRQPVELLVYTGVVLALALCASSYFGSKPRLLLPAFPLLLPLARALARPRIPRSVLVTAVLAVGSAVYGAFWLNGSGPP encoded by the coding sequence GTGACCGATCTTGAAGCGTGCGCGGCCCCGCCCCGCGCCCCTCTGCTGCGCCGGGCGGCCCCGGCCCTGCTGGGCTATGCCGCGGTGCGGGCCCTGGGGCTGGTGGTGCTGGCGGTGTGGAGCGCGGCGCGCGGCAAGAGCGCGTACACCTTGCTGACGGCACGCTGGGACGCCCTCTGGTACACCCGGGTCGCCGAGCTGGGCTACGGCTACGAGGTGCGGCTGCCGAACGGCGACGTGCACTCCGATCTGGCGTTCTTCCCGCTGCTGCCGTGGCTGGAGCGGCTGGCGCACGCGCTCACACCGCTGTCGTACGCGGACGCCGGATTCGTCGTCAGCCTGCTCGCCTCGCTCGCGGCGGCCTGCGGGATCTTCGCGGTCGCGGAGCGGGTCCACGGCCGCCGGGTCGGGATCTGTGCGGTGCTGCTGTGGGCCGTGCTGCCCGTGGGGATCGTGCAGTCGATGGCGTACAGCGAGTCGTTGTTCACGGCACTGGCGGCCTGGTCGCTGTACGCGCTGCTGACCGGGCGCTGGGTCTGCGCCGGTGCGCTCGCGGCCCTGGCCGGGCTGACCCGGCCGGTGGGGGCGGCCGTGGTCGCGGCGGTGTGGGTCGCGGGCGTGCTGTCGTTCGTACGCGAGCGCGGTGCGCGTGGCGCGCAGGCCCCCGCCCGGCGCCGCGTCCTCGGCATGCTGCTCGCTCCGCTCGGGGCCGCCGGTTACGTCCTCTGGGTCGGACACCGCACCGGCAAGGGTCCGCTCGGCTATCTGGACGTCCAGGCCGGCTGGCGCAACGGGTTCGACGGCGGCTATGCCTTCGCGCGTTTCGTGGTCGACAAGTTCACGTCATTTCCGTCCGCGCTCGCCGGTGCCGGCCTGATCCTCGGGGTCGTCCTGCTGCTGTGGCTCTACGTCACCGGCGTCCGGCAACGCCAGCCCGTCGAGCTGCTGGTGTACACGGGTGTCGTTCTCGCGCTGGCGCTGTGCGCGTCGAGCTACTTCGGCTCCAAGCCCCGGCTGCTGCTGCCGGCCTTCCCGCTGCTGCTGCCGCTCGCCCGCGCCCTCGCCCGACCGCGCATCCCGCGATCCGTGCTGGTCACGGCCGTACTGGCGGTCGGCTCGGCGGTCTACGGAGCGTTTTGGCTGAACGGCTCCGGTCCACCATGA
- a CDS encoding phosphatase PAP2 family protein, whose translation MRTERNLTRRLDRVFARLDREPERPAHIDVPRMSRHRVVLFTATLAFYLAIVWAVVITSWLVRLDWQVMFFRPYQQWPQIHAFLDYYVVLGQRGPTAVMVAAWLGWRSWRQHTLRPLLTLAASLLLLNITVGAAKYGMGRLGPHYATVIGSNEMMRGGDIFPSGHTANAVVTWGILAYLASTPRARRWLSAGSAVTSLGVGMTTVYLGTHWLSDVLLGWAAGLLILLAMPWFEPLIARTEGWLFDLRDRWRARLSRPAAEPAVPVTPVVLKPRSAQPAEQPSPAREPVASTRASRGLVHLAPGPHTTRAERSPVTPAGSRRPPHTDHRLPRGTSQPARPLTGG comes from the coding sequence GTGCGTACCGAACGAAACCTCACGCGGCGTCTGGACCGGGTGTTCGCCAGACTCGACCGTGAGCCGGAACGGCCGGCCCACATCGATGTGCCGAGGATGAGCCGGCACCGGGTCGTTCTGTTCACCGCGACCCTGGCTTTCTACCTCGCGATCGTGTGGGCCGTGGTGATCACGTCCTGGCTGGTCCGGCTCGACTGGCAGGTCATGTTCTTCCGGCCGTACCAGCAGTGGCCGCAGATCCACGCCTTCCTCGACTACTACGTGGTGCTCGGCCAGCGCGGCCCCACCGCCGTGATGGTCGCGGCCTGGCTCGGCTGGCGCTCCTGGCGGCAGCACACCCTGCGCCCGCTGCTGACCCTCGCCGCCTCGCTGCTGCTGCTGAACATCACGGTCGGCGCCGCCAAGTACGGCATGGGGCGCCTCGGTCCGCACTACGCGACCGTGATCGGCTCGAACGAGATGATGCGGGGCGGCGATATATTTCCCAGCGGACACACCGCCAACGCGGTGGTGACCTGGGGAATCCTGGCGTATCTGGCCTCCACCCCGCGGGCCCGCCGCTGGCTGTCGGCCGGGTCCGCCGTCACCTCGCTCGGTGTCGGCATGACCACGGTCTACCTCGGTACACACTGGCTGAGCGACGTACTGCTGGGCTGGGCCGCGGGCCTGCTGATCCTGCTCGCCATGCCCTGGTTCGAGCCACTGATCGCCAGGACCGAGGGCTGGCTCTTCGACCTGCGCGACCGCTGGCGGGCCCGCCTCAGCCGCCCCGCGGCCGAACCGGCCGTCCCGGTCACCCCGGTGGTGCTCAAGCCGCGCAGCGCCCAGCCGGCCGAGCAGCCGTCCCCGGCGCGCGAGCCGGTCGCCTCGACCCGCGCCTCCCGGGGCCTGGTGCATCTGGCCCCGGGGCCGCACACGACGCGTGCGGAGCGCAGCCCGGTCACCCCGGCGGGCAGCCGCCGCCCGCCGCACACCGACCACCGTCTCCCACGCGGCACTTCCCAGCCGGCCCGCCCGCTCACGGGCGGCTGA
- a CDS encoding I78 family peptidase inhibitor, which translates to MAQIPTPPAEPQDSPDGYVGLDAVEAERLARRRGWSTVRSLPPGAIITMEYRAGRLNFEVREGVVARAWKG; encoded by the coding sequence ATGGCACAGATTCCCACTCCGCCGGCGGAGCCCCAGGACAGTCCGGACGGGTATGTCGGCCTGGACGCCGTAGAGGCCGAGCGGCTGGCTCGGCGACGGGGGTGGTCGACGGTACGGTCGCTGCCGCCGGGCGCGATCATCACCATGGAGTACCGGGCGGGGCGGCTCAACTTCGAGGTGCGCGAGGGCGTGGTGGCCCGCGCCTGGAAGGGTTGA
- a CDS encoding LysM peptidoglycan-binding domain-containing protein yields the protein MSECADTTRNADRHDGSRKGRTTAALAGAALLAPLGLLAATGNAAAADNGVWDRIAQCESGGNWHINTGNGYYGGLQFSASTWRAYGGTAYAATADQASRSAQITVATKVQQAQGWGAWPVCSARAEASGAAPAAERTGSSGTAGSKGVTTKSAPARSAPAGSAPARSATAQAAERSTGRGAGSGDRDYVVREGDTLSAIAARHGTTWQRIYAANKKVIGGDPNLIVPGQRLAL from the coding sequence ATGTCCGAGTGTGCCGATACCACCCGCAACGCCGACCGACACGACGGCAGCCGCAAGGGCCGTACGACGGCCGCGCTCGCCGGAGCCGCGCTGCTCGCCCCGCTGGGGCTGCTCGCCGCGACCGGCAACGCCGCGGCGGCGGACAACGGGGTGTGGGACCGCATCGCCCAGTGCGAGAGCGGCGGCAACTGGCACATCAACACCGGCAACGGCTACTACGGCGGGCTCCAGTTCTCCGCCTCGACCTGGCGCGCGTACGGCGGTACCGCCTACGCCGCGACGGCCGACCAGGCCTCCAGGAGCGCACAGATCACCGTTGCCACCAAGGTCCAGCAGGCTCAGGGCTGGGGCGCCTGGCCCGTCTGCTCGGCCCGCGCCGAAGCCTCCGGCGCGGCTCCCGCGGCCGAGCGCACCGGTTCCTCCGGCACGGCCGGCTCGAAGGGCGTGACGACGAAGTCCGCCCCGGCCCGGTCCGCCCCGGCCGGGTCCGCCCCGGCCCGGTCCGCAACGGCGCAGGCCGCGGAGCGGTCCACCGGCCGCGGCGCTGGCTCCGGTGACCGTGACTACGTCGTCCGCGAGGGCGACACGCTGAGCGCGATCGCCGCCCGGCACGGGACCACCTGGCAGCGGATCTACGCCGCCAACAAGAAGGTCATCGGCGGCGACCCGAACCTGATCGTGCCCGGTCAGCGCCTGGCACTCTGA
- the der gene encoding ribosome biogenesis GTPase Der yields MNDDIQPDGSDAHEGAHEYDHGALGEAEYAQFMELAAEEGFDVEDVEGAIEAAGHGPLPVLAVVGRPNVGKSTLVNRIIGRREAVVEDKPGVTRDRVTYEAEWAGRRFKVVDTGGWEQDVLGIDASVAAQAEYAIEAADAVVFVVDAKVGATDTDEAVVRLLRKAGKPVVLCANKVDGPSGEADAAYLWSLGLGEPHPVSALHGRGTGDMLDAVLEALPEAPAQTFGTAVGGPRRIALIGRPNVGKSSLLNKVAGEERVVVNELAGTTRDPVDELIELGGVTWKFVDTAGIRKRVHLQQGADYYASLRTAAAVEKAEVAVILIDACENISVQDQRIVTMAVEAGRAVVLAFNKWDTLDEERRYYLEREIETELGQVAWAPRVNVSARTGRHMEKLVPAIETALDGWETRVPTGRLNAFLGELVSAHPHPVRGGKQPRILFGTQAGTKPPRFVLFASGFIEAGYRRFIERRLREEFGFEGTPIHISVRVREKRGAKKK; encoded by the coding sequence ATGAACGACGACATCCAGCCCGACGGCTCGGACGCGCACGAGGGTGCGCACGAGTACGACCACGGGGCTCTCGGCGAGGCCGAGTACGCACAGTTCATGGAGCTTGCCGCCGAAGAGGGCTTCGACGTCGAGGACGTCGAGGGCGCCATCGAGGCGGCGGGCCACGGCCCGCTGCCCGTGCTCGCCGTCGTCGGCCGCCCCAATGTCGGCAAGTCGACCCTGGTGAACCGGATCATCGGCCGCCGCGAGGCCGTCGTCGAGGACAAGCCCGGCGTCACCCGCGACCGGGTCACCTACGAGGCCGAATGGGCGGGCCGCCGCTTCAAGGTCGTCGACACCGGCGGCTGGGAGCAGGACGTCCTCGGCATCGACGCCTCCGTGGCCGCCCAGGCCGAGTACGCGATCGAGGCGGCCGACGCGGTCGTCTTCGTCGTGGACGCCAAGGTCGGCGCGACCGACACCGACGAGGCGGTCGTACGACTGCTGCGCAAGGCGGGCAAGCCGGTCGTGCTGTGCGCCAACAAGGTCGACGGCCCGAGTGGCGAGGCCGACGCGGCCTACCTGTGGAGCCTGGGCCTCGGCGAGCCGCACCCGGTCTCCGCCCTGCACGGCCGCGGCACCGGCGACATGCTGGACGCCGTCCTGGAGGCGCTGCCCGAGGCGCCCGCGCAGACCTTCGGCACCGCGGTCGGCGGCCCTCGCCGTATCGCGCTCATCGGCCGCCCGAACGTCGGCAAGTCCTCCCTGTTGAACAAGGTGGCGGGCGAGGAGCGTGTCGTCGTCAACGAGCTGGCGGGCACCACCCGCGACCCGGTCGACGAGCTGATCGAACTCGGCGGTGTCACCTGGAAGTTCGTGGACACCGCCGGCATCCGCAAGCGGGTGCACCTCCAGCAGGGCGCCGACTACTACGCCTCGCTGCGCACGGCGGCCGCCGTGGAGAAGGCCGAGGTCGCGGTCATCCTGATCGACGCCTGCGAGAACATCTCGGTGCAGGACCAGCGGATCGTCACCATGGCCGTCGAGGCGGGCCGCGCGGTCGTCCTCGCCTTCAACAAGTGGGACACCCTCGACGAGGAGCGCCGCTACTACCTGGAGCGGGAGATCGAGACCGAGCTGGGCCAGGTCGCCTGGGCGCCGCGGGTGAACGTCTCGGCGCGCACCGGCCGCCACATGGAGAAGCTGGTCCCGGCGATCGAGACCGCCCTCGACGGCTGGGAGACCCGCGTCCCCACCGGCCGCCTCAACGCCTTCCTCGGCGAGCTGGTCTCAGCCCATCCGCACCCGGTCCGGGGCGGCAAGCAGCCGCGCATCCTGTTCGGCACCCAGGCCGGCACCAAGCCCCCACGCTTCGTGCTGTTCGCCTCCGGCTTCATCGAGGCGGGCTACCGCCGCTTCATCGAGCGCCGGCTGCGCGAGGAGTTCGGCTTCGAGGGCACCCCGATCCACATCTCGGTACGGGTGCGCGAGAAGCGCGGCGCGAAGAAGAAGTAG
- a CDS encoding lysophospholipid acyltransferase family protein, with amino-acid sequence MYGLWKPRVLGAWKVPASGPVIFAVNHSHNIDGPMVMGVAPRPTHFLIKQEAFIGPLGSFLTGIGQLKVDRASADRTAIGQALGVLEAGGVLGIFPEGTRGEGDFASLRAGLAYFAVRSGAPIVPIAVLGSAERPGRFVKALPPLRSRVDVVFGDPFDAGDGSGRRTRKALDEATERIQKQLTSHLENARRLTGR; translated from the coding sequence ATGTACGGGCTGTGGAAGCCGCGCGTGCTCGGCGCCTGGAAGGTCCCCGCCTCCGGCCCGGTGATCTTCGCGGTGAACCACTCCCACAACATCGACGGCCCGATGGTCATGGGCGTGGCGCCCCGGCCGACGCACTTCCTGATCAAGCAGGAGGCGTTCATCGGCCCGCTGGGCTCCTTCCTGACCGGCATCGGCCAGCTGAAGGTGGACCGCGCCTCCGCCGACCGCACCGCCATCGGCCAGGCGCTCGGCGTGCTGGAGGCCGGCGGTGTGCTGGGCATCTTCCCGGAGGGCACCCGGGGCGAGGGCGACTTCGCCTCGCTGCGCGCCGGACTCGCCTACTTCGCCGTGCGCAGCGGGGCGCCGATCGTGCCCATTGCCGTACTGGGAAGTGCCGAGCGGCCGGGACGGTTCGTCAAGGCACTGCCCCCGCTGCGCTCGCGGGTCGACGTCGTCTTCGGCGATCCCTTCGACGCGGGGGACGGTTCCGGGCGGCGCACGCGCAAGGCGCTGGACGAGGCGACCGAGCGCATCCAGAAGCAGCTCACCAGCCACCTGGAAAACGCCAGGCGCCTGACCGGGCGCTAG